A genomic region of Miscanthus floridulus cultivar M001 chromosome 3, ASM1932011v1, whole genome shotgun sequence contains the following coding sequences:
- the LOC136544886 gene encoding peroxidase 51-like, translating to MGAGGGSVRRVAAALVWVLVLAAAAGGGSVCEAQLRRGYYAGVCPNVESIVRGVVAKKIQQTPTTVGATVRLFFHDCFVEGCDASVMVASTANNTAEKDHPINLSLAGDGFDTVIRARAAVDAAPGCRGKVSCADILAMATRDAIALSGGPSYAVELGRLDGLRSTASSVNGRLPAPFFNLDQLNQMFAANGLSQADMVALSAGHTVGLAHCGTFAARLRGADATLDAGYAAQLAAWCPAGVDPRVAVAMDPVTPVTFDNQFFRNLQAGKGLLASDQVLHTDPRSRPTVDALARSRVAFERAFVDAITKMGRVGVKTAWAQGNVRRDCAVLG from the exons ATgggcgccggcggcggcagcgtgAGGCGTGtggcggcggcgctggtctgggtgCTGGTGCTCGCGGCGGCGGCAGGCGGCGGCAGCGTCTGCGAGGCGCAGCTCCGGCGCGGGTACTACGCCGGCGTGTGCCCCAACGTGGAGTCCATCGTTCGCGGCGTGGTGGCCAAGAAGATCCAGCAGACGCCCACCACGGTAGGCGCCACGGTGCGCCTcttcttccacgactgcttcgtcgAG GGCTGCGACGCGTCGGTGATGGTGGCGTCGACGGCGAACAACACGGCGGAGAAGGACCACCCCATCAACCTGTCCCTGGCCGGCGACGGCTTCGACACGGTGATCAGGGCCAGGGCGGCCGTGGACGCAGCGCCGGGGTGCCGCGGCAAGGTGTCGTGCGCGGACATCCTCGCCATGGCCACGAGGGACGCCATCGCGCTG TCCGGCGGGCCGTCGTACGCGGTGGAGCTGGGTCGTCTGGACGGGCTGAGGTCGACGGCGAGCAGCGTCAACGGGAGGctgccggcgcccttcttcaacCTGGACCAGCTCAACCAGATGTTCGCCGCCAACGGGCTGTCGCAGGCCGACATGGTCGCCCTCTCAG CCGGGCACACGGTGGGGCTGGCACACTGCGGCACCTTCGCGGCGCGGCTGCGGGGTGCCGACGCGACGCTGGACGCCGGGTACGCGGCGCAGCTGGCGGCGTGGTGCCCGGCGGGGGTGGACCCGCgggtggccgtggccatggaccCCGTCACGCCGGTCACCTTCGACAACCAGTTCTTCCGCAACCTGCAGGCGGGGAAGGGCCTGCTGGCGTCGGACCAGGTGTTGCACACGGACCCCAGGTCCAGGCCCACCGTCGACGCGCTGGCCCGGAGTCGCGTCGCCTTCGAGCGGGCCTTCGTCGACGCCATCACCAAGATGGGCCGCGTCGGGGTCAAAACGGCGTGGGCCCAGGGGAACGTCCGCCGCGACTGCGCCGTGCTCGGCTGA